The region CCTCCCTCGCCCTGCTGGCCGCGTTCGTCCTGGTCGAACGCCGCACCCCCGACCCGCTGATGCCGCTGCACCTGTTCGCCACCCGCTCCCTGGCCACCGCCGGCCTGGGCCGCGTCCTGACCAGCGGCGTGCAGGCGTCCGTGCTCTTCCTGTGCAGCTACTACCTGCAGCGCACCCTGGGCTACTCCACCCTCAGGTCCGGATTCGCGTTCCTGCCGCTGGGCGTCGTCGCCATCCTCGTCACCGCCCCCGCCACCCGCATCATGCACAAGGCCGGCCCCCGCCCCGTCTACCTCGCCGGCGCCGCCGGCTCCGTCCTCGGCCTGATCCTGCTCACCCAGGTCCCGCAGAACGGCACCTACCTGCTGCACCTGCTGCCCGCCCTGCTCATCCTCGGCGCGTCCATGCAGTGCTGCGGCATCCCCGTCAACGTGCACGGCGTCTCCGACATCCCCGCCCGCCAGCAGGGCATCGCCTCCGGCGTCCTGGTCGCCGCCTTCCAGGTCGGCGCCTCCCTCGGCGTGGCCACCGTCGCCACCAGCGCCCTGACCCGCACCACCCACGAACTCACCCACCACACCACCCCCGCCCTGGCCTGGCTGGACGGCCTCCACCTCGGCTTCTGGATCGCCACCGGCATCGGCGTCCTCAACCTGCTCACCGCCTACTTCGGACTGCCCCGCCACCAGCGCGCCCCCGCCCCGGCCGGCCCCCGCACCGCCTGACCACCCCCCAACCCCCCAACCCACACGGAGAGGCCCATGGCACGCCCCGGAGACACCCTCCACCTCGGCAAGGACAAGCTCACCTTCCTGACCACCGCCGCCGAAACCGACGGCGCCTTCGTCGAAGTCGAAGTCGAATACGCCCCCGCCGTCATCAAACCGCCCCAGCACTACCACCCCCGCCAGACCGAACACATGCGCCTCCAAAGCGGCCGCCTGAGCCTCCAGCTCGACGGCGTCCTGCACGAGTACGAACAAGGCGCCGACTTCTACATCCCGCCGGGCGCCGTCCACTCCATGTGGAACCCCGGCCCCGAACCCACCCGCGTCATCTGGCGCACCACCCCCGCCTACCGGACCGAAACCGTCTTCGAGACCCTCTGGGGCCTGACCAACGAAGGCCGGCTGCGCCCCGATGGCACCCCCCGCCTGCAGATGCCGCTGCTCGCCCTCGCCTTCCGCGACGAGTACCGCGTCGTCACCGGCCGCCCCTACCCCCTCGACACGGCCCTGTGCCTGCTGCTCTCCCCGCTCTCCCTGGCCTGCGGCTACCGCCCCACCTACCGCCCGCCCCAGAACACCGCGACCCTCCAGCCCACCGCCTGAACACAACGCCGCAGGCCCGGAGTTCGAGCCAGACACCAGGGCGCAGCGAGCCGTGCGCCCTAGCGTCGGCCCCAACCGACAGTCGGCCGATGCGTGGAGGAATGGTCATGGCCACCGAAGCACACGAATTCACCCTGCCCGGCGCGGATCTCCCGCAGCCCGACGCCGAACTGCGCAAGAAGCGCGAGGCGGTCGTCCTGCAGCACACGGTCGCCGAGATCGCCTGGGACATCGACGGCGTGCTGGCCACCTTCCCGCGCGGCGGTGTCTACCGCATCCAGGCCTTCGAAGAGGGCCCGCTGATCGGCGAAGAAGCCATCAAGAAGGGCTACTTCGCCGACCTCAAGGCCGCCTTCCCCGGCCTCGAGCACGAACTGCACCACGTGCACCACACACCCACCGCCGTGATCCTCGAGGCACAGGCCCGCGGCAGGCAGCAGGCCGACTGGCGCGGCATCCCCAACCGCGG is a window of Streptomyces sp. NBC_00271 DNA encoding:
- a CDS encoding cupin domain-containing protein, yielding MARPGDTLHLGKDKLTFLTTAAETDGAFVEVEVEYAPAVIKPPQHYHPRQTEHMRLQSGRLSLQLDGVLHEYEQGADFYIPPGAVHSMWNPGPEPTRVIWRTTPAYRTETVFETLWGLTNEGRLRPDGTPRLQMPLLALAFRDEYRVVTGRPYPLDTALCLLLSPLSLACGYRPTYRPPQNTATLQPTA
- a CDS encoding nuclear transport factor 2 family protein produces the protein MATEAHEFTLPGADLPQPDAELRKKREAVVLQHTVAEIAWDIDGVLATFPRGGVYRIQAFEEGPLIGEEAIKKGYFADLKAAFPGLEHELHHVHHTPTAVILEAQARGRQQADWRGIPNRGKSIDAPVAVFFHFDGDVLIDETLYFDIATFQRQLA